CAGGCGAGATTGGCCACCGAGGGTGAGCCGATCCGCATCGGCATCTGCCATTGTACGGATTGTCGGAAAGAAAGCGGCTCGGCCTTCACATTCTACGCCGTCTGGCCGTCAGATCGGGTGCGCCACACCGGCCGGATCACCGAACACCGCGGCCAGCATTTCTGTCCACACTGCGGCGCGCGACTTTTCGGCCGGGATGGTGACGAAACCGAGGTCAAGGCGGGCATTCTCTCCGATGCCCCGACCGGACTGGTGCCCGGCTACGAACTCTGGGTCAAACGCCGCGAACCCTGGCTCCGCCCGATCCCCGGCGCCGAACAGTTCCAGGAAAACCGGCGCCGCCGCGACTGACCGGCCGGCCGGGCCGCCCCGGCGCGTGCGACGTCCTCTGGCCGGAAAGCCGGCCGGGTCCCTGCCTCCGCGGGGATGATGGCGGAGGGGAAGATCCGTGACCGGGCCGGTCTGCACCGGACAGCCAGCCGCCGGCATTCTGCACAAGCTCTCCACGGTCACGCCCGGCTCCGCGGTATAGCGGCGGCAAGGGGGGGGGGTGTCTCCGGCACCGGTCGGCGCCCGACCACCACTGTTTCAATCCTCCCCCCCGGAAAGGATGCCCCCTCAACACCGTGAGTACCGCCGGAAGACAGGGGGCGTGCGGCCCCTTCAGCACGCGGACCAGGCTTGCGGGGGCACGTCCGGGGTGTCAGGGCGTCAGCAGAAAGAGCCCCGTGGCCGCACTCTTCCCAAAGATACCGCCTGAAATCGGCCGTACAGGTTCGATAATCGCTGGGGCGCGTGGCGGAGGTCTGGGCATGGGCCCGGGCCGGCGGCTCCTTGGGGCAGCGCAGGCTGGCCTGCCTTCTGGTGCCGGGCGCCGTTGGTCAGCCCGGGCTGGTGGCCTGGATTGTGCGGGTTCCCTGTCGACAGGCTCGAACCAAGCGAAGTTCGTATAACGAACAAATCTCCGCATATTTTGCGCCGTTCCTCCTGCCTGGCTGGCTCGGGCGCGGTAAGGTCGTGGCGGGATATGCTCCTACGGTGTTCGTTCCGCGAACTGTGGGGCGCATCTCACCGGTCAAAGACCGATAAAATGCGGCCACAAAAAAGAAGCGGCGCCGCCCCCTGTGGGGCGGCGCCGTGCGGGTGGTCAGGCCGGGCGTTGCCGCACGGCCGGGTGGGTGGCCCAGCTCGACGGGACCTCGATGTCCATGTCCAGCAGGATCTGGCCGAAGCCCTTGCCCAGCGGGTCGTTGCGCATCGATGCCATGCCGCCGCCGCCCAGCGCGCGGGTCAGCAGGAAGTTCATGGCATGCACCCCCGGCACGTCGAACCGGGTCACGCTGCCATCTGTGGCCATCAGATGCGCAAACCAGGCCTGGACTTTTTCGGGCGTCACCTGCCGGCGCAGCCAGGGCAGGAAATCCGGGTGGCGGGCGATCAGGCCGATATTCGAGCTGTCGCCCTTGTCGCCCGATCGGGCCCAGGCCACCGAATACAGCGGCAGCGCTATAGTCGATTCGGCTATTTCCGCGCCAACAATAGCCAGATCGGCTATTTCCGACGAATCGCCGGCTGAACGGCCGG
The sequence above is drawn from the Tistrella mobilis genome and encodes:
- a CDS encoding GFA family protein yields the protein MTIRTGQCLCGQARLATEGEPIRIGICHCTDCRKESGSAFTFYAVWPSDRVRHTGRITEHRGQHFCPHCGARLFGRDGDETEVKAGILSDAPTGLVPGYELWVKRREPWLRPIPGAEQFQENRRRRD